Proteins encoded within one genomic window of Eurosta solidaginis isolate ZX-2024a chromosome 1, ASM4086904v1, whole genome shotgun sequence:
- the sgll gene encoding pyridoxine/pyridoxamine 5'-phosphate oxidase isoform X4 has protein sequence MSTANLSSLRLKYREKKEVFLEQNIKVKEPIALFREWMEQALQTEELLEPNAACLATVNKDGKPSNRFVLLKDVTDEGFRFFTNYGSNKAKDIANNPNVAMTLYWLPLRRQIRIEGVAEKIPQTDSLAYFRQRPRASQIGALASEQSTRIPSREYLDDIESGIKAKLGPNGQVPLPNWGGYLIRPHTIEFWQGQTDRLHDRIQFRRGPGVEKEIDETLVHKGENGWVYERLAP, from the exons ATGTCTACAGCAAATTTATCAT CATTACGTTTAAAATATCGTGAGAAGAAGGAAGTTTTTCTTGAGCAAAATATTAAAGTCAAAGAGCCTATTGCATTATTTCGGGAATGGATGGAGCAGGCACTGCAGACAGAGGAACTTCTGGAACCGAATGCGGCCTGTTTAGCTACAGTGAATAA aGATGGCAAGCCCTCAAATCGTTTTGTTTTACTTAAGGATGTCACTGATGAAGGTTTCCGTTTCTTCACCAATTATGGCAGTAATAAGGCTAAAGATATTGCAAATAATCCAAATGTTGCAATGACACTCTATTGGTTACCACTTCGTCGCCAAATACGTATTGAAGGTGTGGCTGAGAAGATACCACAAACGGATTCCTTAGCATATTTTCGTCAACGCCCGCGTGCCTCACAAATCGGCGCTTTGGCTAGTGAACAAAGTACACGTATACCATCACGTGAATATTTGGATGACATAGAAAGTGGTATAAAAGCAAAATTAGGACCAAATGGTCAAGTACCATTACCCAATTGGGGTGGCTATCTAATACGACCGCATACAATAGAATTTTGGCAAGGACAGACGGATAGATTACATGACCGTATACAATTTCGACGTGGTCCTGGAGTTGAGAAG gAAATCGATGAAACTCTTGTGCATAAAGGTGAAAATGGATGGGTTTATGAGCGTTTGGCACCTTAG
- the sgll gene encoding pyridoxine/pyridoxamine 5'-phosphate oxidase isoform X3: MQLKHFLALHKMSTANLSSLRLKYREKKEVFLEQNIKVKEPIALFREWMEQALQTEELLEPNAACLATVNKDGKPSNRFVLLKDVTDEGFRFFTNYGSNKAKDIANNPNVAMTLYWLPLRRQIRIEGVAEKIPQTDSLAYFRQRPRASQIGALASEQSTRIPSREYLDDIESGIKAKLGPNGQVPLPNWGGYLIRPHTIEFWQGQTDRLHDRIQFRRGPGVEKEIDETLVHKGENGWVYERLAP; encoded by the exons A tgcaattaaaacattttttagcTCTACACAAAATGTCTACAGCAAATTTATCAT CATTACGTTTAAAATATCGTGAGAAGAAGGAAGTTTTTCTTGAGCAAAATATTAAAGTCAAAGAGCCTATTGCATTATTTCGGGAATGGATGGAGCAGGCACTGCAGACAGAGGAACTTCTGGAACCGAATGCGGCCTGTTTAGCTACAGTGAATAA aGATGGCAAGCCCTCAAATCGTTTTGTTTTACTTAAGGATGTCACTGATGAAGGTTTCCGTTTCTTCACCAATTATGGCAGTAATAAGGCTAAAGATATTGCAAATAATCCAAATGTTGCAATGACACTCTATTGGTTACCACTTCGTCGCCAAATACGTATTGAAGGTGTGGCTGAGAAGATACCACAAACGGATTCCTTAGCATATTTTCGTCAACGCCCGCGTGCCTCACAAATCGGCGCTTTGGCTAGTGAACAAAGTACACGTATACCATCACGTGAATATTTGGATGACATAGAAAGTGGTATAAAAGCAAAATTAGGACCAAATGGTCAAGTACCATTACCCAATTGGGGTGGCTATCTAATACGACCGCATACAATAGAATTTTGGCAAGGACAGACGGATAGATTACATGACCGTATACAATTTCGACGTGGTCCTGGAGTTGAGAAG gAAATCGATGAAACTCTTGTGCATAAAGGTGAAAATGGATGGGTTTATGAGCGTTTGGCACCTTAG